One window of Salegentibacter sp. Hel_I_6 genomic DNA carries:
- a CDS encoding biopolymer transporter ExbD, with protein MSKFKKKKSEGQPAISTASLPDIVFMLLFFFMVVTVMRQNTLMVENKLPFADQVEKLDKKDLVMYIYAGKPSPRYQERFGSEARIQLNDKFASVDEVQQFIFAERETKREELIPYLTTALKVDEETNMGLVSDIKQELRKAEALKINYTTKQGDAAENMQ; from the coding sequence ATGTCTAAATTCAAAAAGAAAAAATCTGAAGGCCAACCAGCTATTAGTACAGCATCTTTACCAGATATTGTATTTATGTTATTGTTCTTCTTTATGGTGGTAACCGTAATGAGGCAGAATACATTAATGGTAGAGAATAAATTGCCTTTTGCCGATCAGGTTGAGAAGCTGGACAAGAAAGACCTTGTAATGTATATTTACGCAGGGAAGCCGAGTCCGCGTTATCAGGAAAGATTCGGTTCTGAAGCCAGAATCCAGTTGAACGATAAATTTGCCAGTGTGGATGAAGTTCAACAATTTATTTTCGCTGAAAGAGAGACTAAACGTGAAGAATTGATACCATATCTTACAACTGCCCTTAAGGTAGATGAAGAAACAAATATGGGATTAGTTTCAGATATTAAGCAAGAGCTTAGAAAAGCTGAAGCCTTAAAGATCAATTATACCACTAAACAAGGTGATGCGGCTGAAAATATGCAATAA
- a CDS encoding porin family protein — protein sequence MKKIFTAFLFFLFLCIPLLAQTESQEGRIPDSVPSVIDSLYREDQFYVGFTFNLIGNKPESISQSGFSGGLHAGFTRDFPLNKRRNIAIAAGLGWSLNSYSHNLFIGEDEGGESIFRNLTRDLDYNTNRFTMQLVEAPLEFRWRTSTAETYKFWRIYTGLKFGYVYHFRSNFVQPDNQVVQTDVPDLDRFRLGATFTFGYNTFNFHFYYSLNSLFPDVNLNGETLDISVFRVGLMFYIL from the coding sequence ATGAAAAAAATATTCACTGCCTTTCTCTTCTTTCTCTTTCTTTGTATTCCTCTTTTAGCTCAAACTGAAAGCCAGGAAGGCCGTATTCCAGACTCAGTTCCTTCGGTAATAGACAGCCTTTATAGGGAAGATCAATTTTATGTAGGATTTACTTTTAATTTAATAGGTAATAAGCCAGAGTCAATTTCTCAATCTGGTTTTTCTGGAGGACTACATGCAGGATTTACAAGAGATTTCCCTCTAAATAAACGTCGAAATATAGCCATTGCAGCAGGTTTAGGATGGTCTTTAAATAGTTATAGCCATAATCTTTTTATAGGAGAGGATGAAGGTGGAGAAAGTATTTTTAGAAACTTAACCCGGGATTTAGATTATAATACCAATAGATTTACGATGCAACTCGTAGAGGCTCCGCTGGAATTTCGTTGGCGCACTTCTACGGCTGAAACTTACAAGTTCTGGAGGATTTACACCGGATTGAAATTTGGCTATGTCTATCACTTTAGAAGCAATTTTGTCCAGCCCGATAATCAAGTTGTTCAAACAGATGTGCCCGATTTAGATCGTTTCCGTTTGGGTGCAACTTTTACTTTTGGGTATAATACATTTAATTTTCACTTTTATTATAGCCTGAATTCGCTATTTCCTGATGTAAATTTAAATGGAGAAACCCTTGATATCTCTGTATTTAGAGTTGGTTTAATGTTCTATATCTTATAA
- the rpoN gene encoding RNA polymerase factor sigma-54 → MLKQQLNLKLSQKLSPQQIQLMKLIQLPTQAFEQRIKQELEDNPALEDGKVETKDEYEEYEDDYNDREREDEGTESIETEIDVDEYLSDDEVPNYRLQANNYSPDDDEKSVPYAAGTSFTQYLTTQLSTLRFDETEEQIAAFLVGSVDESGYLRRELQDVVDDLAFTQNIYTDEKSVEKVLKKVQELDPAGVGARSLQECLLIQLKRKEPTKAVELAEDIMVRSFDQFSKKHYSKILSRHDISEDELRQAIDVIEHLNPKPGGSYSGNTRMVEHVIPDFTIKIVDGDLELSLNGRNAPQMHVSRDYSDMLKGYKESKEKTKAQKDAVMFIKQKLDAAKWFIEAIKQRQQTLMVTMSSIMNYQKEYFLTGDERNLRPMILKDIADEIEMDVSTVSRVANSKYVDTPYGTKLIKEFFSESMKNDQGEDVSTREIKKILEMSIEEEDKRKPLTDEKLAKVLKDKGYPIARRTVAKYREQLDISVARLRKEI, encoded by the coding sequence ATGCTTAAACAGCAACTAAATCTCAAATTATCCCAAAAGCTTTCCCCCCAGCAAATTCAGCTGATGAAGCTTATCCAACTTCCTACGCAAGCTTTTGAGCAGCGTATAAAACAGGAACTGGAAGATAATCCTGCTTTGGAAGATGGTAAGGTGGAAACTAAGGATGAGTATGAGGAATATGAGGATGACTATAATGACCGTGAGCGGGAAGATGAAGGAACTGAATCTATAGAAACCGAAATTGATGTTGATGAATATTTGAGTGATGATGAGGTACCAAATTATAGGCTTCAGGCGAATAATTACAGCCCAGATGATGATGAAAAAAGCGTGCCTTATGCTGCCGGAACATCATTTACACAATACCTAACCACACAATTAAGTACACTTAGATTTGATGAAACCGAAGAGCAAATTGCCGCTTTTTTGGTAGGAAGTGTTGATGAAAGTGGGTATTTAAGAAGAGAGTTGCAGGATGTGGTTGATGATCTTGCTTTTACTCAAAATATCTACACCGATGAAAAATCGGTAGAGAAAGTACTTAAAAAAGTCCAGGAACTTGATCCGGCGGGTGTGGGTGCAAGATCGCTTCAGGAATGTCTTCTTATTCAATTGAAACGAAAAGAACCAACAAAAGCCGTAGAATTGGCCGAGGATATTATGGTGCGCTCTTTCGATCAATTCAGTAAAAAGCATTATTCCAAAATACTTTCAAGACACGATATTTCTGAAGATGAACTTCGCCAGGCTATAGATGTAATTGAACATTTAAATCCAAAACCTGGTGGTTCTTATTCGGGAAATACTCGAATGGTGGAACACGTTATTCCAGATTTTACAATCAAGATTGTAGACGGGGATTTAGAACTTAGCCTTAACGGCAGAAATGCGCCTCAAATGCACGTTTCCCGTGATTACAGTGATATGCTAAAAGGCTATAAAGAATCTAAAGAAAAAACAAAAGCGCAGAAAGATGCGGTAATGTTTATAAAGCAGAAGCTGGATGCTGCAAAATGGTTTATTGAAGCGATAAAACAACGCCAGCAAACTTTGATGGTTACGATGAGTTCAATTATGAATTATCAAAAAGAATACTTTCTTACTGGTGATGAGCGAAATCTTAGACCAATGATTTTAAAAGACATTGCCGATGAGATAGAAATGGATGTTTCTACAGTTTCCAGGGTGGCTAATAGTAAATATGTAGACACTCCATATGGAACTAAACTTATAAAAGAATTCTTCTCTGAATCTATGAAAAACGACCAGGGGGAAGATGTTTCTACCAGAGAGATCAAGAAAATTCTGGAAATGTCTATTGAAGAGGAAGACAAACGCAAACCGCTTACCGATGAAAAACTCGCGAAAGTTTTAAAAGATAAAGGTTATCCAATTGCCAGAAGAACGGTAGCGAAATACAGGGAACAGTTAGATATTTCGGTTGCAAGATTGCGAAAAGAAATTTAA
- a CDS encoding RluA family pseudouridine synthase: MKIKETHIVPVVTEKIRLQEYAVSIFTSLPTKSSLKKALKKELILLDGKPAKTSDWIHEGQKIELLEPKIEEKKVFTLKLEIIYEDEFLAIIHKPPGIPTSGNYFKTIENALPFNLKESKAKDALPAPLPVHRLDNPTSGLLLIAKSKAVQVDLNRLFEEKKIQKSYYALVSGKIEDSILNDSIEEKDAKTNIEVLKDFKLKNENFSLVKAYPKTGRTHQIRIHLAKKGNPIIGDKLYGKASEIINKSGLFLAATGLEFQHPITKEKMVFELPLPKKFREFKRLAKNT, encoded by the coding sequence TTGAAAATCAAAGAAACGCATATTGTTCCTGTTGTTACCGAAAAAATCAGGTTACAGGAATATGCGGTTTCGATATTTACTTCTTTACCTACCAAAAGTTCACTTAAAAAAGCTTTAAAAAAAGAACTTATTCTTTTAGACGGTAAACCCGCAAAAACTTCAGACTGGATCCATGAGGGTCAAAAAATAGAGCTTCTTGAGCCTAAAATTGAGGAAAAGAAAGTATTCACTTTAAAACTGGAAATAATTTATGAAGATGAATTTCTTGCGATAATTCATAAACCTCCAGGAATCCCCACCAGTGGAAATTATTTTAAAACCATAGAAAACGCCCTTCCTTTTAATTTAAAGGAATCTAAAGCCAAAGATGCACTACCAGCTCCCCTACCCGTTCACCGTTTAGACAACCCAACTTCGGGCTTATTGCTTATTGCTAAAAGCAAAGCGGTGCAGGTGGATTTAAACAGACTATTTGAAGAAAAAAAGATTCAGAAAAGTTATTACGCGCTGGTTTCTGGGAAGATTGAAGATTCAATACTGAATGATTCTATCGAGGAAAAAGATGCCAAAACTAATATTGAAGTTTTAAAAGATTTTAAGCTTAAAAATGAAAATTTCAGCCTCGTAAAAGCATATCCTAAAACCGGAAGAACTCACCAAATAAGAATTCATCTTGCTAAAAAAGGCAACCCCATTATTGGCGATAAACTTTACGGAAAAGCTTCAGAAATAATAAACAAAAGCGGTTTATTTTTAGCAGCTACAGGACTTGAATTTCAACATCCTATCACTAAAGAAAAAATGGTTTTCGAGCTTCCGCTTCCGAAGAAATTCAGAGAATTTAAGAGATTAGCTAAGAATACTTAA
- the asnS gene encoding asparagine--tRNA ligase → MIQAKIAEILDSNQFLQEFEVNGWVRSFRSNRFIALNDGSTINNLQCVIDFENFDQDELKRITVGAAVSVKGTLVESQGNQQRVEIEVKEFKILGDANPEEVKLTILSPKRHSLEKLREQAHLRVRTNTFGAIMRVRSKLSFAVHSYFQQNNFHYVNTPIITGSDAEGAGEMFRVSALDMENPPKNEGGSIDFHEDFFGKETNLTVSGQLEGEAYAMGLGQIYTFGPTFRAENSNTSRHLAEFWMIEPEVAFCDLDGNMDLAEDFIKYVLKYILDYCQDDLEFLDKRFKAEEEAKPKADRSGLGLLEKLHFVIDNNFKRVSYTEAIEILKNSKPNKKKKFNYIIEEWGADLQSEHERFLVEKHFKCPVILFDYPANIKAFYMRLNEDGKTVRAMDILFPGIGEIVGGSQREERLDVLLNKMKELNIDEKELWWYLDTRKFGTCVHSGFGLGFERLVQFVTGMGNIRDVIPFPRFPGNAEF, encoded by the coding sequence ATGATACAAGCAAAAATTGCTGAAATATTAGACAGCAATCAATTTCTACAGGAATTTGAGGTGAACGGCTGGGTTCGTTCTTTTAGGAGCAATCGCTTTATTGCCTTAAACGATGGTTCTACCATTAACAACCTGCAATGTGTAATAGATTTTGAGAATTTTGACCAGGACGAGCTTAAAAGAATCACCGTTGGTGCTGCCGTTTCTGTAAAAGGAACTTTGGTTGAAAGCCAGGGAAATCAGCAACGAGTTGAGATTGAGGTAAAAGAGTTTAAAATTCTTGGCGATGCAAATCCCGAAGAAGTAAAACTTACCATTCTTTCTCCCAAGCGACACAGCCTGGAGAAATTAAGAGAGCAGGCACATTTACGTGTGCGCACAAATACTTTTGGCGCCATTATGCGTGTGCGATCTAAACTGTCTTTTGCTGTACATAGTTATTTTCAGCAAAATAACTTTCATTATGTAAACACTCCAATTATTACCGGAAGTGATGCCGAAGGTGCCGGCGAAATGTTTAGAGTTAGCGCTTTAGATATGGAAAACCCACCAAAGAATGAAGGTGGCAGTATAGATTTTCATGAAGATTTCTTCGGAAAAGAAACTAATTTAACGGTTTCAGGACAACTGGAAGGTGAAGCCTACGCGATGGGACTTGGGCAGATCTATACTTTTGGCCCAACATTTAGAGCTGAAAATTCTAATACTTCCCGCCATTTAGCCGAATTCTGGATGATAGAGCCTGAAGTTGCTTTTTGTGATCTGGACGGCAATATGGATCTAGCTGAAGACTTTATAAAATATGTACTAAAATATATTTTAGATTACTGCCAGGACGACCTTGAATTTTTAGACAAACGTTTTAAAGCTGAAGAAGAAGCCAAACCTAAAGCAGACCGCAGCGGATTGGGATTATTGGAGAAACTTCATTTTGTAATAGATAACAACTTTAAGAGAGTTAGTTATACTGAAGCTATTGAAATCCTTAAAAATTCAAAGCCCAATAAAAAGAAAAAATTCAACTATATTATTGAAGAATGGGGCGCCGATTTGCAAAGTGAACACGAACGTTTTTTAGTTGAAAAACATTTTAAATGCCCGGTAATATTATTTGATTACCCTGCAAATATCAAGGCCTTCTACATGCGTCTTAATGAAGATGGAAAAACCGTAAGAGCAATGGATATCCTTTTCCCTGGGATTGGAGAAATTGTTGGTGGTTCGCAAAGAGAAGAGCGTTTAGATGTACTTCTAAATAAAATGAAGGAGTTAAATATAGACGAAAAAGAACTTTGGTGGTACTTAGATACCCGAAAGTTCGGAACCTGTGTTCACAGTGGCTTCGGACTTGGGTTTGAACGTCTGGTTCAATTTGTAACCGGAATGGGAAATATTAGGGATGTAATTCCTTTCCCTAGATTCCCTGGAAATGCCGAATTCTAA